Proteins from one Candida orthopsilosis Co 90-125, chromosome 2 draft sequence genomic window:
- a CDS encoding deubiquitinating enzyme — translation MDNLVLQLKQLITNQDIITSTTTHLHRQQQQQQLTPHIALQPVFEYIPQPLINFWYRKTPQQRNTLLLKILITTSLVFYILLPSLPGFNNNNSRMFTKRPDKHTTGLINLRNDCFANSSLQAYSSLPSLTEYLNKFITSFNQLVNFIKSHNINTDELIQLRIEHHKSLQNDKFKSSNQKFDIPLHIAMASMVKRLQETQMTSKTISVWTFLHELEKIFNAKISRSQHDAQELTQLINETLENENLKLKSFHKFITLHLHQVVPKGVQPSPQDYTTLEQISVPEFPFDGLILGQMTCLTCHGVSKPTFTPFVMLTLPLPMQPLVKLETLLEENESETIEGYQCIKCRLDKIVANENAYAEHHNGEPRQVSPQEEQFLQQINELDKNPHLCINEDLPQPLEDYIKSYNVNGIDISKVTSTVSKKSHILKPPKIFGLHLSRSAFDGQSVTRNSCRVEFKDSMTLSIGKEYSERLKHFQSIVQDDEEKLLKKLTSSVLTTDENDMEDEDVQRDDFEEKGPADEDEEEILTDDGRTTENGTTEEDDDEDDEDDEDDEDDEDDDTSSVTSTESAAQTMTTATTLKTGETPIVPQPSINSAPISEQQTEKLSQHFKKFKFNDNDMYKYRLRAVIKHLGSHTQGHYECYKHKPLYVKDKDGNIFKLSPEIMDLSGNVHCDAAPVESAPKDDNSNSTSNNASTSSFSLGRKSSMRKSSRSISSGSDKDDDGLRSKFSSLMGRRPSVIQANPRNVEEILQTGLHTPAEILVDDPLKSSNSFEDAFAQHNFKEQQQQQGHQIKSPGDNGHSSTRQHPLSQEINGDEADAKASLSEPQKKVKMKKINSLISNPYWRISDGQVSEVSRASVLSEETSAYMLYYERVDRKQIKRSHRK, via the coding sequence ATGGATAATCTTGTTTTACAACTAAAACAACTCATTACTAATCAAGATATCATcacttcaacaacaacacatcTTCAtcgacaacaacaacaacaacaactcaCCCCACATATTGCCCTCCAACCTGTATTCGAATATATTCCTCAACCATTAATCAACTTTTGGTACAGGAAAACCCCACAACAGAGAAATACACTTTTATTAAAAATCCTTATCACAACCTCCCTTGTATTTTATATTCTTTTGCCTTCATTACCAggattcaacaacaataactcGAGAATGTTTACTAAGCGCCCAGATAAGCATACTACAGGATTAATTAACTTGAGAAATGATTGTTTTGCCAATTCTTCTTTACAAgcatattcatcattacCTTCATTGACTGAGTatctcaacaaattcatcaccagtttcaatcaacttgtaaatttcatcaaatctcacaatatcaatactgatgaattgattcaattaaGAATTGAACATCATAAATCTCTACAAAatgacaaattcaaatcatcaaatcaaaaatttgatattcCCTTGCATATAGCAATGGCCTCAATGGTGAAGAGGTTACAAGAGACACAAATGACATCTAAGACTATTTCAGTTTGGACTTTTTTAcatgaattggaaaaaatttttaatgCCAAAATCTCAAGAAGTCAACATGATGCTCAAGAGTTAACccaattgattaatgaaactttggaaaatgaaaactTAAAGTTGAAGAGTTTCCATAAGTTCATTACTTTACATTTGCATCAAGTGGTTCCTAAGGGTGTACAACCGTCACCACAAGATTATACCACTTTGGAACAAATTTCAGTACCAGAGTTCCCATTTGatggtttgattttgggTCAAATGACTTGTTTGACATGCCATGGTGTTTCTAAACCAACATTTACTCCATTTGTTATGTTGACTTTACCTTTACCTATGCAACCATTGGTTAAATTGGAAACCTTattggaagaaaatgagAGCGAAACTATTGAGGGATACCAATGTATCAAATGCAGGTTAGACAAAATTGTTGCCAATGAGAATGCGTATGCTGAACATCACAATGGAGAGCCAAGACAGGTATCACCACAAGAAGAGCAATTCTTACAACAAATTAATGAGTTGGATAAGAATCCGCACTTGTGTATAAATGAAGATTTGCCTCAACCATTGGAAGACTATATCAAATCTTACAATGTTAATGGAATTGATATCTCAAAGGTTACATCAACAGTTTCGAAAAAATCGCATATTCTTAAACCACCTAAAATTTTTGGACTTCATTTATCAAGATCAGCATTTGATGGACAGTCAGTTACTAGAAACTCGTGTCGTGTTGAATTCAAAGATAGCATGACCTTATCAATTGGTAAAGAATATCTGGAACGATTaaaacattttcaatcaattgttcaagatGACGAAGAAAAACTATTAAAAAAGCTAACATCATCGGTCTTAACTACTGACGAAAATGACATggaggatgaagatgttcaacgagatgattttgaagaaaaaggcCCCgcagatgaagatgaagaagaaattttaaCTGATGACGGAAGAACAACTGAGAATGGCACCACCGAAGAAGACGATGACGAGGACGACGAGGACGACGAAGACGACGAGGACGACGAAGACGACGATACATCATCAGTTACCAGTACCGAATCAGCAGCCCAAACAATGACAACAGCAACCACTTTGAAAACTGGCGAAACACCAATCGTGCCCCAACCATCGATTAACTCGGCCCCTATATCAGAGCAACAAACGGAGAAATTGAGTCAACAttttaaaaaattcaaGTTCAATGATAACGACATGTACAAGTACCGATTAAGAGCAGTTATCAAACATTTGGGCTCCCATACACAAGGGCACTACGAATGTTATAAGCACAAACCCCTCTATGTAAAGGATAAGGATGGtaacattttcaaattgtcgCCGGAAATCATGGACTTGTCAGGAAATGTTCACTGTGATGCCGCTCCAGTTGAATCTGCACCAAAAGATGACAACAGTAACTCCACCTCCAACAATGCGTCAACATCATCGTTTTCTCTTGGTCGTAAGAGCTCAATGAGGAAACTGAGTCGTTCAATTAGTAGTGGATCGGATAAAGATGACGATGGATTACGCTCGAAATTCTCAAGTCTTATGGGTAGACGTCCATCAGTTATTCAAGCCAATCCTagaaatgttgaagaaattttacAAACCGGATTACATACTCCAGCGGaaattttggttgatgatCCATTGAAAAGTAGTAATAGTTTCGAAGATGCATTTGCACAAcataatttcaaagaacaacaacagcaacaagGACATCAAATTAAGTCACCGGGTGATAATGGACACAGTTCTACTCGTCAGCATCCCTTATCACAAGAAATAAATGGTGATGAAGCTGATGCAAAAGCCTCTCTATCCGAGCCACAAAAGAAGGtcaagatgaaaaagattaatTCATTAATATCAAATCCTTATTGGAGAATTAGTGATGGTCAAGTTAGTGAAGTTTCACGTGCATCCGTCTTATCTGAGGAGACATCTGCTTACATGTTGTATTATGAACGAGTTGAtagaaaacaaatcaaaagatcGCATCGTAAATAG
- a CDS encoding Pho91 low-affinity phosphate transporter, whose amino-acid sequence MKFSHSIQFNAVPEWSSKYIAYTTLKKLIYSLQRDSLRRNHLHGDADDTADLEENAHLVGEHYSSTAQLDNEDSNPVRVFEAALNSELKKIDSFYKQQEQFLFKSIDDLVYDIEVFEQEIAENLEHAGNKKFRSRHDKGRRFSATSNDNYITNTTDPDTEFTQGEGDDDDDDDEGADLQEENYIEELERDRILSSQTRGRQIKRAGSTPIIPHGGSNGHELQRTKSIDDHLKSPKSQQLWNELTNVTSTDNRLPPQLLLLTESRIILRKRTIGLYTTLSELKSYIELNQTGFKKALKKFDKSLNTNIKESYLESLPENSYIFKKTTIQKVNERLESLIKLYALICNHGDDLESARQELSIHLREHVVWERNTVWRDMIGLERKTYAANSKLVDRAEGAVSDKETDLKASGGSLSSFNISIRNPVLVKLVVIAAIAIILLNVSPFEDVAQKNCFAMLVCASLLWATEAIPLFVTSLLIPLLIVFLNVIKNDDGSIMDSVDASKFILSTMWNSVILLLLGGFTLAAALSKYHIAKLMSTWILSKAGTNPSVVLLTIMGVALIASAFLSNVAAPVMCLSLITPLTRTLPKGSQFINALILGIALASNVGGMASPIASPQNIIAIGAIEPQPSWGQWFVISIPVCVLTLLLIWIFLLITFNCNSKNTHLVPIRMIDDKFTGIQWYISAVSLGTILLWCFASKLTGIFGEMGIISLIPMILFFGSGLLTTEDFNNYPWNIVVLAMGGTALGKAVASSGLLNTIAVEIQNQVEDFSLFGVTLTFGLLILIMATFVSHTVAALIIIPLVQEIGNNMPEPHPRLLIMASALLCSAAMGLPTSGFPNVTAICMTDEFGKPYLTVSTFITRGVPSSLIAYGIIVTIGYATMKIINF is encoded by the coding sequence ATGAAGTTTTCTCATTCGATACAGTTTAATGCTGTACCGGAATGGTCTTCGAAGTATATTGCATATAcaacattgaaaaaattgatataTTCGTTACAAAGAGATAGCTTGAGAAGAAACCACTTACATGGAGATGCTGACGATACTGCAGACTTGGAGGAAAATGCACATTTAGTTGGTGAACATTATTCAAGTACAGCACAATTGGATAATGAAGATAGCAACCCGGTTAGAGTATTTGAAGCAGCTTTAAAttctgaattgaaaaagattgataGTTTTtacaaacaacaagagCAGTTCTTATTCAAGagtattgatgatttggtgTATGATATTGAGGTATTTGAACAAGAGATTGCTGAGAATTTGGAACATGCTGGAAATAAGAAATTCAGATCAAGACATGATAAAGGTAGACGATTTTCAGCAACTTCGAATGATAATTATATCACTAATACCACTGATCCGGATACTGAATTTACTCAAGGtgaaggtgatgatgatgacgacgatgatgaaggGGCGGATTTGCAAGAAGAGAATTAtattgaagagttggagCGGGATCGTATACTTAGTTCCCAAACAAGAGGAAGACAGATTAAGCGAGCTGGATCGACACCTATTATCCCCCATGGTGGATCCAATGGCCATGAATTACAGCGTAcgaaatcaattgatgatcaTTTAAAGTCACCAAAATCACAACAGTTGTGGAATGAATTGACTAATGTAACATCAACTGATAATAGATTACCACCACAATTGCTTCTCCTCACTGAAAGTCGTATTATTCTTAGAAAGAGAACAATTGGGCTATACACTACGTTATCTGAATTGAAGTCATATATCGAATTAAATCAAACTGGGTTCAAAAAAgcattgaagaagtttGATAAGTCATTAAACACCAACATTAAAGAATCGTATTTAGAGTCATTACCTGAAAACTCATATATCTTCAAAAAGACCACCATACAAAAAGTGAATGAAAGATTGGAatcattgatcaaattatATGCATTGATTTGTAATCACGGAGATGATTTAGAATCTGCAAGACAAGAATTGTCAATACATTTAAGAGAACATGTTGTATGGGAGAGAAATACTGTCTGGAGAGATATGATTGGATTAGAGAGAAAGACATATGCGGCCAATTCCAAGTTGGTAGATAGAGCAGAAGGTGCAGTAAGTGACAAAGAAActgatttgaaagcaaGTGGTGGAAGTTTGAGTTCATTCAATATATCGATACGGAACCCTGTACTTGTCAAGTTGGTTGTCATTGCTGCTATAGCCATTATTTTGCTCAATGTGTCCCCCTTTGAAGATGTTGCACAAAAGAATTGTTTTGCCATGTTGGTGTGTGCTTCTTTACTTTGGGCTACTGAAGCTATTCCATTATTTGTAACTTCGTTGTTGATAcctttgttgattgtgttCCTCAATGTGATTAAGAATGATGATGGGTCTATCATGGATTCGGTAGATGCATCCAAATTTATATTGAGTACTATGTGGAATTCtgtaattttgttgttgttgggtGGGTTCACTTTAGCAGCAGCATTGTCAAAGTACCATATTGCCAAATTGATGTCAACATGGATATTGTCCAAGGCAGGGACAAACCCATCAGTTGTGTTGCTTACCATTATGGGTGTCGCATTGATTGCTTCGGCGTTTCTACTGAATGTTGCCGCACCAGTCATGtgtttgagtttgatcACCCCACTCACTCGTACATTGCCGAAAGGTTCACAGTTTATCAATGCTTTGATATTGGGAATTGCGTTGGCTTCCAATGTAGGAGGTATGGCTTCACCTATTGCCTCGCCACAGAATATTATTGCCATTGGTGCAATTGAACCGCAACCATCGTGGGGTCAATGGTTTGTTATATCGATTCCAGTTTGCGTGTTGACATTGTTGTTAATCTGGATCTTTCTATTAATCACATTCAATTGTAACTCCAAGAATACTCATTTGGTGCCAATTAGAATGATTGATGACAAATTTACTGGTATTCAATGGTATATTCTGGCAGTCTCCTTAGGAACTATTTTATTATGGTGTTTTGCATCAAAATTAACTGGAATATTTGGAGAAATGGGAATTATATCGTTAATTCCTATGATTTTATTCTTTGGTTCCGGTTTATTAACCACTgaagatttcaacaattacCCTTGGAATATTGTTGTCTTGGCCATGGGTGGAACTGCATTGGGTAAAGCAGTTGCATCATCTGGGTTATTGAATACCATTGCCGTTGAGATTCAAAACCAAGTTGAAGACTTCTCATTATTTGGTGTTACCCTTACATTTGGATTGCTAATTTTGATCATGGCTACATTTGTTTCTCACACAGTTGCTGCATTGATTATCATTCCTTTAGTACAGgaaattggaaacaatATGCCAGAACCACATCCAAGATTGTTAATCATGGCCAGTGCTTTGTTGTGTTCAGCAGCAATGGGATTACCAACTTCGGGTTTCCCCAATGTTACTGCTATTTGTATGACTGATGAGTTTGGTAAGCCGTATTTGACTGTGAGTACATTTATAACTAGAGGTGTACCCAGTTCGTTGATTGCATATGGAATAATTGTTACCATTGGATATGCTACAATGAAAAttataaacttttga